From Rhodohalobacter sp. SW132, the proteins below share one genomic window:
- a CDS encoding 2'-5' RNA ligase family protein, translating into MKLGSHYDTLWNRSIQKFKTGKFIYDPFIESDDDTRYGITLLARPASHVKEKIQAMEETLRKVAPHQYYYPKSDLHVTVLSIISCYPGFTLDQINPSEYCEIIQEAVKSISPFRLTFRGLTASPSSILIQDFPNDNQLNSIRNNLRETFRETELKNSIDTRYHLQTAHITAVRFKRPLVNEKAFITAITRLKTTDFGDCLIDELELVANDWYQSDRKVKQIQKFRLYE; encoded by the coding sequence ATGAAATTAGGATCACATTACGATACTCTTTGGAACCGCTCTATTCAAAAATTCAAAACGGGTAAATTTATCTATGATCCATTCATTGAGTCAGATGATGATACTCGTTATGGAATTACGTTACTTGCCCGCCCAGCCTCGCATGTAAAAGAGAAAATTCAGGCTATGGAAGAAACATTACGAAAGGTTGCTCCACATCAATATTATTATCCAAAATCGGATCTGCATGTTACGGTATTGTCTATAATCTCCTGCTATCCGGGGTTTACTCTCGATCAGATCAATCCTTCAGAGTATTGCGAAATTATCCAGGAGGCTGTAAAATCTATTTCCCCTTTCCGACTGACGTTCAGAGGTTTAACAGCTTCGCCATCCAGTATTTTAATCCAGGACTTTCCGAATGACAATCAATTAAATTCTATTAGAAATAACTTGAGAGAAACATTCAGGGAAACAGAACTTAAGAATTCGATTGATACACGATATCATCTTCAAACAGCTCACATAACTGCAGTTCGGTTCAAACGACCCTTAGTAAATGAAAAAGCATTTATAACTGCCATTACCCGGCTGAAAACAACAGATTTCGGAGACTGCTTGATAGATGAACTCGAACTCGTCGCAAACGACTGGTATCAGAGTGATAGAAAAGTAAAACAGATTCAAAAATTCAGACTGTACGAATGA